A window of Pseudomonas guangdongensis contains these coding sequences:
- the rmuC gene encoding DNA recombination protein RmuC: MPMQATDLLLGGLAVGLPALVLLYLLAQRGSRGAAQLALLAERLATSEQARQQLQAPLQQAQGEVQRQQRLLAELQADNAALRREVQLLGAERQEAARAALRHAEERRELEGELRELEGERAALQAALREQQQGHRQRLEDMQAARDELRAQFAELAGRIFEEREQRFAENSQQRLGQLLDPLRERIHSFEQRVEQSYQQEARERFSLGKELERLQQLNQRLGEEAHNLSRALQGQKTQGNWGELVLERVLEHAGLQKGREYDTQVSLRGAGGERFQPDVLIRLPGERQVVVDAKVSLSAWQQHVAAEDEATRSQALRLHVQSLRNHLKGLSGKDYQRLDGLNSLDFVLLFVPLEGAFAAALQAEPALFEESFGQNIVIVSPTTLLATLRLIDSLWRQERQNLNAREIAERAGFLYDKFVLFVQDLDEIASRLQQLDKACAAARNKLCEGRGNLLARSEQLRQLGARTSKSLPADWLARADAAPLAAEDDGV, encoded by the coding sequence ATGCCCATGCAAGCGACCGATCTGCTGCTGGGTGGCCTGGCGGTCGGCCTGCCGGCCCTGGTGCTGCTGTACCTGCTGGCGCAGCGCGGCAGCCGTGGCGCGGCGCAGCTCGCCCTGCTCGCGGAGCGCCTGGCCACCAGTGAGCAGGCCCGCCAGCAGCTGCAGGCGCCCCTGCAGCAGGCCCAGGGCGAGGTACAGCGCCAGCAGCGCCTGCTGGCCGAGCTGCAGGCCGACAACGCGGCGCTGCGCCGCGAGGTGCAGCTGCTCGGCGCCGAGCGTCAGGAGGCGGCGCGCGCGGCGCTGCGCCATGCCGAGGAACGTCGCGAGCTGGAGGGCGAGCTGCGCGAGCTGGAAGGCGAGCGCGCCGCCCTGCAGGCCGCCCTGCGCGAACAGCAGCAGGGCCACCGTCAGCGCCTGGAGGACATGCAGGCGGCCCGCGACGAGCTGCGCGCGCAGTTCGCCGAGCTGGCCGGACGGATCTTCGAGGAGCGCGAGCAGCGTTTCGCCGAGAACAGCCAGCAGCGCCTCGGCCAGTTGCTCGACCCGCTGCGCGAGCGCATCCACAGCTTCGAGCAGCGCGTCGAGCAGAGCTACCAGCAGGAGGCCCGCGAGCGCTTCTCGCTGGGCAAGGAGCTGGAGCGCCTGCAGCAGCTCAACCAGCGCCTCGGCGAGGAGGCGCACAACCTCAGCCGCGCGCTGCAGGGGCAGAAGACCCAGGGCAACTGGGGCGAGCTGGTGCTGGAACGGGTGCTCGAACACGCCGGCCTGCAGAAGGGCCGCGAGTACGACACCCAGGTCAGCCTGCGCGGCGCCGGCGGCGAGCGCTTCCAGCCCGACGTGCTGATCCGCCTGCCCGGCGAGCGCCAGGTGGTGGTGGATGCCAAGGTCAGCCTGAGCGCCTGGCAGCAGCATGTCGCCGCCGAGGACGAGGCGACCCGCAGCCAGGCGCTGCGCCTGCATGTGCAGTCGCTGCGCAACCACCTCAAGGGGCTGTCCGGCAAGGACTACCAGCGCCTCGACGGCCTCAACAGCCTCGACTTCGTGCTGCTCTTCGTGCCGCTGGAGGGCGCCTTCGCCGCCGCCCTGCAGGCCGAGCCGGCGCTGTTCGAGGAGTCCTTCGGGCAGAACATCGTCATCGTCAGCCCCACCACCCTGCTGGCCACCCTGCGGCTGATCGACAGTCTGTGGCGCCAGGAGCGGCAGAACCTCAACGCCCGCGAGATCGCCGAGCGCGCCGGCTTCCTGTACGACAAGTTCGTGCTGTTCGTGCAGGACCTCGACGAGATCGCCAGCCGCCTGCAGCAGCTCGACAAGGCCTGCGCCGCGGCGCGCAACAAGCTCTGCGAGGGCCGCGGCAACCTGTTGGCGCGCAGCGAGCAGTTGCGCCAGCTCGGCGCGCGGACCAGCAAGAGCCTGCCGGCCGACTGGCTGGCGCGCGCCGACGCGGCGCCGCTGGCCGCCGAGGATGATGGCGTCTGA
- a CDS encoding putative bifunctional diguanylate cyclase/phosphodiesterase, with the protein MQTTQSILVVEDDLSTRMLITSILGKQGYRLLEAADGQEGLEVFRRERPDLVLMDVMMPRLDGFAACLAMREAESVPGTPVIMLTAADATADVERAFESGATDFITKPINWPLLAARLRYALRARRTSLELQRTRLRQSHAQKIARLGFWAWHADSDRLEWSADLPELTGLRPEQVGQLAGLLAHVHPDDRARLAQAMEVMRTALSRLDLEVRLPQAEGGMRVLHLVAEPNPTPGAVQLFEGAWQDVTQVRETEQMVQHLALHDSLTGLPNRKLFLRQLEAAIERARHEGQGVAMVLLDINRLGRINDALGMKAGDLVLARVAHALQQGLPGEIHVARLDGDEFALLVPHNDLERVRAKTDAALARASQPISLDGESLFASLTAGIALFPQHAGNAEEMIQAAQDARQLARLQGMPLSVARPASSDTVTELKLEFALRAALEEDFRQFHLVYQPQMQLSDNRIVGVEALIRWEHPEIGLVPPPRFIPIMEELGLINALGEWILRSACRQLRAWQDAGIFLQMSINLSPRQFQDSRLSEILAAAVRDAGVQPRHIKLEITESVAMQDPQGTIEQLRSWRAQGFQIAIDDFGIGYSSLEYLLRFPLDTIKIDRAFVKDIVASPSDRAIVRAVTVMAQSMGLATVAEGVETQRQQDYLDAIGVTQIQGYLFGKPMRADELARFYLAHQGQTTEAGVAAQLAPAL; encoded by the coding sequence ATGCAGACCACGCAATCGATCCTCGTCGTCGAAGACGACCTGTCCACCCGGATGCTGATCACCTCGATCCTCGGCAAGCAGGGCTATCGCCTGCTGGAAGCCGCCGACGGCCAGGAGGGCCTGGAGGTATTCCGCCGCGAACGCCCCGACCTGGTGCTGATGGACGTGATGATGCCGCGCCTCGACGGCTTCGCCGCCTGCCTGGCGATGCGCGAGGCCGAGAGCGTGCCGGGCACCCCGGTGATCATGCTCACCGCCGCCGACGCCACCGCCGACGTGGAACGGGCCTTCGAGTCCGGGGCCACCGATTTCATCACCAAGCCGATCAACTGGCCGCTGCTCGCCGCGCGGCTGCGCTACGCCCTGCGCGCCCGGCGCACCAGTCTGGAGCTGCAGCGCACCCGCCTGCGCCAGAGCCATGCGCAGAAGATCGCCCGCCTCGGCTTCTGGGCCTGGCACGCCGACAGCGACCGCCTGGAGTGGTCGGCGGACCTGCCCGAGCTGACCGGGCTGCGCCCCGAGCAGGTCGGGCAGCTCGCCGGCCTGCTCGCCCATGTGCATCCCGACGATCGCGCGCGGCTCGCCCAGGCCATGGAGGTGATGCGCACCGCGCTGAGCCGGCTCGACCTGGAAGTGCGCCTGCCGCAGGCCGAAGGCGGCATGCGCGTGCTGCACCTGGTCGCCGAGCCCAACCCGACGCCCGGCGCGGTCCAGCTGTTCGAGGGCGCCTGGCAGGACGTCACCCAGGTCCGCGAAACCGAGCAGATGGTCCAGCACCTGGCCCTGCACGACAGCCTCACCGGCCTGCCCAACCGCAAGCTGTTCCTGCGCCAGCTGGAAGCCGCCATCGAGCGCGCCCGCCACGAGGGCCAGGGGGTAGCCATGGTGCTGCTCGACATCAACCGTCTGGGACGGATCAACGACGCGCTGGGCATGAAGGCCGGCGACCTGGTCCTGGCCCGCGTCGCCCACGCCCTGCAGCAGGGGCTGCCCGGCGAGATCCATGTCGCCCGCCTGGACGGCGACGAGTTCGCCCTGCTGGTGCCGCACAACGACCTGGAACGCGTGCGCGCCAAGACCGACGCGGCACTGGCGCGGGCCAGCCAGCCGATCAGCCTCGACGGCGAGTCGCTGTTCGCCTCGCTGACCGCCGGCATCGCACTGTTCCCGCAGCATGCCGGCAACGCCGAGGAAATGATCCAGGCCGCCCAGGACGCCCGCCAGCTCGCCCGCCTGCAGGGCATGCCGCTGAGCGTCGCCCGCCCGGCCAGCAGCGACACGGTGACCGAACTGAAGCTGGAGTTCGCCCTGCGCGCCGCCCTGGAGGAAGACTTCCGCCAGTTCCATCTGGTCTACCAGCCGCAGATGCAGCTCAGCGACAACCGCATCGTCGGCGTCGAGGCGCTGATCCGCTGGGAACACCCGGAAATCGGCCTGGTGCCGCCGCCGCGCTTCATCCCGATCATGGAGGAACTGGGGCTGATCAACGCCCTCGGCGAGTGGATCCTGCGCAGCGCCTGCCGCCAGCTGCGCGCCTGGCAGGATGCCGGGATCTTCCTGCAGATGAGCATCAACCTGTCGCCGCGCCAGTTCCAGGACAGCCGGCTGTCGGAGATCCTCGCCGCTGCGGTGCGCGACGCCGGGGTGCAGCCGCGGCACATCAAGCTGGAGATCACCGAGAGCGTGGCCATGCAGGACCCCCAGGGCACCATCGAACAGCTGCGCAGCTGGCGCGCCCAGGGCTTCCAGATCGCCATCGACGACTTCGGCATCGGCTACTCGTCGCTGGAGTACCTGCTGCGCTTCCCGCTGGACACCATCAAGATCGACCGCGCCTTCGTCAAGGACATCGTCGCCTCGCCCAGCGACCGCGCCATCGTCCGCGCGGTCACCGTCATGGCGCAGAGCATGGGCCTGGCCACGGTCGCCGAGGGCGTCGAGACCCAGCGCCAGCAGGACTACCTGGACGCCATCGGCGTCACCCAGATCCAGGGCTACCTGTTCGGCAAGCCGATGCGCGCGGACGAGCTGGCGCGCTTCTACCTGGCCCACCAGGGACAGACGACCGAGGCCGGCGTGGCGGCGCAACTGGCGCCGGCGCTCTGA
- the lipA gene encoding lipoyl synthase has protein sequence MSTVDNTSKGPTKVEAGVKLRGAEKVARIPVKIIPTEELPRKPDWIRVRIPVTPEVERIKQLLRQHKLHSVCEEASCPNLGECFSGGTATFMIMGDICTRRCPFCDVGHGRPNALDPDEPKNLALAIADLRLKYVVITSVDRDDLRDGGAQHFADCLREIRALSPSVQLETLVPDYRGRMEIALDITATEPPDVFNHNLETVPRLYRSSRPGSDFEWSLDLLQEFKKRVPGVPTKSGLMLGLGETDEEVIEVMQRMREHDIDMLTLGQYLQPSRNHLPVQRFVHPDTFAWFAEQGEAMGFKNVASGPLVRSSYHADQQAHGGKIG, from the coding sequence ATGAGTACCGTGGACAACACCAGCAAGGGTCCGACCAAGGTCGAGGCCGGGGTCAAGCTGCGCGGCGCCGAGAAGGTCGCGCGCATTCCGGTGAAGATCATTCCCACCGAGGAGCTGCCGCGCAAGCCGGACTGGATCCGCGTGCGCATCCCGGTCACCCCCGAGGTCGAGCGGATCAAGCAGCTGCTGCGCCAGCACAAGCTGCACAGCGTCTGCGAGGAAGCCTCCTGCCCGAACCTCGGCGAGTGCTTCAGCGGCGGCACCGCCACCTTCATGATCATGGGCGACATCTGCACCCGCCGCTGCCCGTTCTGCGACGTCGGCCACGGCCGGCCCAACGCGCTGGATCCGGACGAGCCGAAGAACCTCGCCCTGGCCATCGCCGACCTGCGCCTAAAGTACGTGGTGATCACCTCGGTGGACCGCGACGACCTGCGCGACGGCGGTGCCCAGCACTTCGCCGACTGCCTGCGCGAGATCCGCGCGCTGTCGCCCAGCGTGCAGCTGGAGACCCTGGTGCCGGACTACCGCGGGCGCATGGAGATCGCCCTGGACATCACCGCGACCGAGCCGCCGGACGTGTTCAACCACAACCTGGAAACCGTGCCGCGGCTGTATCGCTCCTCGCGCCCCGGCTCGGACTTCGAGTGGTCGCTGGACCTGCTGCAGGAGTTCAAGAAGCGCGTCCCCGGCGTACCGACCAAGTCCGGGCTGATGCTCGGCCTCGGCGAGACCGACGAGGAAGTCATCGAGGTGATGCAGCGCATGCGCGAGCACGACATCGACATGCTGACCCTCGGCCAGTACCTGCAGCCCTCGCGCAACCACCTGCCGGTGCAGCGCTTCGTGCATCCGGACACCTTCGCCTGGTTCGCCGAGCAGGGCGAGGCGATGGGCTTCAAGAACGTCGCCTCCGGGCCGCTGGTGCGCTCCTCCTATCACGCCGACCAGCAGGCGCACGGCGGCAAGATCGGTTGA
- a CDS encoding methyl-accepting chemotaxis protein — translation MQFRLPAMSATAILFTAAGFAVGAQAAGASAWAALNGYSLAALGGLSAVLAYLGYRTLRSIKAPIAAAMQFNSQIAAGNLSAQIPDFGRSEIGQLAAMMDTMRKSLSSIALDVNRSIHSVSSASHDIASGNQALAARTEDQAASLQQTASSMEQITTTVEQNSSNAQHANQLSEHASRLVKDSGEVMHQVVRKMSAISEASQQMGEIIGLIDSIAFQTNILALNASIEAARAGEHGRGFAVVATEVRQLAGRSAAAAQDIRQLIDHSTSEIGEGVALVKVAESSIDEVIESVVKVSDIMGEISCASSEQSSGIAQISQAIAQLDSVTQKNAGMVSHAQQVSTSLQAQVGELAQAISIFQTASRLPAGSGTPRPPRLAARQPNATVARPRRPKTPVAEDSWEAF, via the coding sequence ATGCAGTTCCGCCTGCCGGCCATGTCGGCCACGGCGATCCTCTTCACCGCCGCCGGCTTCGCGGTCGGCGCCCAAGCCGCTGGCGCCTCGGCCTGGGCGGCGCTGAACGGCTACTCGCTGGCCGCTCTCGGCGGCCTGTCCGCGGTGCTCGCCTATCTCGGCTACCGCACCCTGCGCTCGATCAAGGCGCCGATCGCCGCGGCGATGCAGTTCAACTCGCAGATCGCCGCCGGCAACCTGAGCGCGCAGATCCCCGACTTCGGCCGCAGCGAAATCGGCCAGCTGGCGGCCATGATGGACACCATGCGCAAGAGCCTGTCGAGCATCGCCCTCGACGTGAACCGCAGCATCCACAGCGTGTCGTCGGCCAGCCACGACATCGCCAGCGGCAACCAGGCCCTGGCCGCGCGCACCGAGGACCAGGCCGCCTCGCTGCAGCAGACCGCCAGCAGCATGGAGCAGATCACCACCACGGTCGAACAGAACTCCAGCAACGCCCAGCACGCCAACCAGCTGTCCGAGCACGCCTCGCGCCTGGTCAAGGACAGCGGCGAGGTGATGCACCAGGTGGTGCGCAAGATGTCGGCGATCTCCGAGGCCTCGCAGCAGATGGGCGAGATCATCGGGCTGATCGACTCGATCGCCTTCCAGACCAACATCCTCGCCCTGAACGCCTCCATCGAGGCGGCCCGCGCCGGCGAGCACGGGCGCGGCTTTGCCGTGGTGGCCACCGAGGTGCGCCAGCTGGCCGGCCGCTCGGCGGCGGCGGCGCAGGACATCCGCCAGCTCATCGACCACTCGACCAGCGAGATCGGCGAAGGCGTCGCCCTGGTCAAGGTCGCCGAGTCGTCCATCGACGAAGTGATCGAGTCGGTGGTCAAGGTCAGCGACATCATGGGCGAGATTTCCTGCGCCTCCTCGGAGCAGAGTTCGGGCATCGCCCAGATCAGCCAGGCCATCGCCCAGCTCGACAGCGTGACGCAGAAGAACGCCGGCATGGTCAGCCACGCCCAGCAGGTCTCCACCAGCCTGCAGGCGCAGGTGGGCGAGCTGGCCCAGGCGATCTCGATCTTCCAGACCGCCAGCCGCCTGCCGGCCGGTAGCGGCACGCCGCGCCCGCCACGCCTGGCTGCCCGCCAGCCCAACGCGACGGTGGCACGTCCGCGCCGGCCGAAAACGCCGGTCGCCGAGGACAGCTGGGAAGCCTTCTGA
- a CDS encoding MHYT domain-containing protein, with protein sequence MLELVFLLDPADPSLYLYGTFDPWLVALSILLSVGAATMGLQVAGIARTSSTPLLRQVALLSGTLALGGGIWAMHFLGMLAFRLCSPVSYDPLTTLLSVLPALAASWVALSLLTRPQLRGRQLVLGGVLVGAGIGAMHYSGMAAMRMAPLLRYDPWWFALSILLAIGLAMLALWVRFGLEHNARLRPLTGLLLGGAVMGSAIAAMHYAGMAAARFLGTADSDTPLPALQSGPIANAVLLGTLLLIVAVLLSNTFLHYRERMRRTLRSQERFMQSLIDNLPGIVFRCRLDEDWSLLFLSDGIEALTGWSAAELQDNGGLRALIPAEDLPHLAEARRRAGTEGGSYSAEYRLRCRDGRLLQVWSLGHLVTETVEDGREERLLDGMIFDISARHALEQDLRRARDHAEQASKARSLFLANMSHEIRTPMNGVIGMLDLALETALDPEQREYLEIAQRSGEMLLALLNDILDVSKVDAGHLELEHVAFDLSEVVEHTAKLLAARAHQKQLELIIEVEPGLPRQVLGDPLRLRQVLLNLLSNAVKFTERGEVALCVARSTRTPGALCFAVRDTGIGIAPEVQPFIFDAFRQADESTTRKYGGTGLGLSLSRRLVELMGGEIGLESTPGRGSRFFFELQLPLQDNPRGERSASERAAELLAGRGLLIVDDVLANRLIVERHAVAWGMRPYGFCNPLDALAWMQEPRNAGSVQLAVLDRMMPELDGLELARQLRERHPHLHLVMLSSASDQLEVEARESRVLDQHLSKPAGPDALAYALLGALQRRVPAAARETAGSAEPGLRGCRVLLVEDHPVNRMLAQRLLAKHAVQLSEAGNGAEAVALIEAGARFDIILMDCQMPVMDGPTATREIRRLERERGQPRTPVLALTAHAGTPAVDECRQAGMDEILSKPYNARQLLDSMLALLGRSAPPPATEPPLLDEGVLAGLEEALGSDLQTLIGFFCSNLPGQIAGLQSALAEGDHDEIRRQAHRLKGSAGNLGALALAALARDLEQRAAGDRAPAHDSAAQLAQLAEASARSLRQRYPDPAPGAARTPQQDVL encoded by the coding sequence ATGCTCGAACTCGTTTTCCTGCTCGACCCCGCCGACCCCAGCCTGTACCTGTACGGCACCTTCGACCCCTGGCTGGTCGCGCTGTCGATCCTGCTCTCGGTGGGCGCCGCGACCATGGGCCTGCAGGTGGCCGGGATCGCCCGCACCAGCAGCACGCCGCTGCTGCGCCAGGTGGCGCTGCTCTCCGGCACCCTGGCGCTGGGCGGCGGCATCTGGGCGATGCACTTTCTCGGCATGCTGGCGTTCCGCCTGTGCAGCCCGGTCAGCTACGACCCGCTGACCACCCTGCTCTCGGTGCTGCCGGCCCTGGCCGCCTCCTGGGTCGCCCTGTCGCTGCTCACCCGCCCGCAGCTGCGCGGCCGCCAGCTGGTGCTCGGCGGCGTGCTGGTCGGCGCCGGGATCGGCGCCATGCACTACAGCGGCATGGCCGCCATGCGGATGGCGCCGCTGCTGCGCTACGACCCCTGGTGGTTCGCCCTGTCGATCCTCCTCGCCATCGGCCTGGCCATGCTGGCGCTGTGGGTGCGCTTCGGCCTGGAGCACAACGCGCGCCTGCGGCCGCTGACAGGCCTGCTGCTGGGCGGCGCGGTGATGGGCTCGGCGATCGCCGCCATGCACTACGCCGGCATGGCGGCGGCGCGCTTTCTCGGCACGGCCGATTCGGACACCCCGCTGCCGGCGCTGCAGAGCGGGCCGATCGCCAACGCCGTGCTGCTGGGCACCCTGCTGCTGATCGTCGCCGTGCTGCTCAGCAACACCTTCCTGCACTACCGCGAGCGGATGCGCCGAACCCTGCGCAGCCAGGAGCGCTTCATGCAGTCGCTGATCGACAACCTGCCGGGCATCGTCTTCCGCTGCCGGCTGGACGAGGACTGGAGCCTGCTGTTCCTCAGCGACGGCATCGAGGCGCTCACCGGCTGGAGCGCCGCCGAACTGCAGGACAACGGCGGCCTGCGCGCGCTGATCCCGGCCGAAGACCTGCCGCACCTGGCCGAAGCGCGCCGGCGCGCCGGCACCGAGGGCGGCAGCTATTCGGCCGAATACCGCCTGCGCTGCCGGGACGGCCGGCTGCTGCAGGTCTGGTCGCTCGGCCACCTCGTCACCGAGACCGTCGAGGACGGACGCGAGGAGCGGCTGCTTGACGGGATGATCTTCGACATCAGCGCGCGCCACGCCCTGGAGCAGGACCTGCGCCGCGCCCGCGACCACGCCGAGCAGGCCTCCAAGGCGCGCAGCCTGTTCCTCGCCAACATGAGCCACGAGATCCGCACGCCGATGAACGGGGTGATCGGCATGCTCGACCTGGCCCTGGAAACCGCGCTCGACCCCGAGCAGCGCGAATACCTGGAAATCGCCCAACGCTCCGGCGAGATGCTCCTGGCCCTGCTCAACGACATCCTCGACGTGTCCAAGGTCGACGCCGGGCACCTGGAGCTGGAGCACGTCGCCTTCGACCTCAGCGAGGTCGTCGAGCACACCGCCAAGCTGCTGGCCGCCCGCGCCCACCAGAAGCAGCTCGAACTGATCATCGAGGTCGAACCGGGGCTGCCGCGCCAGGTGCTCGGCGATCCGCTGCGCCTGCGCCAGGTGCTGCTCAACCTGCTGAGCAACGCGGTCAAGTTCACCGAACGCGGCGAAGTCGCCCTGTGCGTCGCCCGCTCGACCCGCACGCCGGGGGCGCTGTGCTTCGCGGTGCGCGACACCGGCATCGGCATCGCCCCGGAAGTGCAGCCGTTCATTTTCGACGCCTTCCGCCAGGCCGACGAGTCGACCACCCGCAAGTACGGCGGCACCGGCCTGGGCCTGTCTCTCAGCCGCCGGCTGGTGGAGCTGATGGGCGGCGAGATTGGCCTGGAATCGACGCCCGGCCGCGGCAGCCGCTTCTTCTTCGAGCTGCAGCTGCCGCTGCAGGACAATCCCCGGGGCGAGCGCAGCGCCAGCGAGCGGGCCGCCGAGCTGCTGGCCGGACGCGGCCTGCTGATCGTCGACGACGTGCTGGCCAACCGGCTGATCGTCGAGCGCCACGCCGTCGCCTGGGGCATGCGGCCCTACGGCTTCTGCAACCCGCTCGACGCCCTGGCCTGGATGCAGGAGCCACGGAACGCCGGGAGCGTGCAGCTGGCGGTGCTCGACCGCATGATGCCCGAACTGGACGGCCTGGAGCTGGCGCGCCAGCTGCGCGAGCGGCATCCGCACCTGCATCTGGTGATGCTCTCCTCGGCCAGCGACCAGCTGGAGGTCGAGGCCCGCGAATCGCGGGTGCTCGACCAGCACCTGAGCAAACCGGCCGGCCCCGATGCGCTGGCCTACGCCCTGCTCGGCGCGCTGCAGCGGCGCGTCCCGGCCGCGGCCCGCGAGACGGCCGGCAGCGCCGAGCCCGGCCTGCGCGGGTGCCGCGTGCTGCTGGTCGAGGATCACCCGGTCAACCGCATGCTCGCCCAGCGCCTGCTGGCCAAGCACGCGGTGCAGCTCAGCGAGGCCGGGAACGGCGCCGAGGCGGTGGCGCTGATCGAGGCCGGAGCGCGCTTCGACATCATCCTCATGGACTGCCAGATGCCGGTGATGGACGGCCCCACCGCGACCCGCGAGATCCGTCGCCTGGAGCGCGAGCGCGGCCAGCCGCGCACGCCGGTGCTGGCCCTCACCGCCCACGCCGGCACGCCGGCGGTCGACGAATGCCGGCAGGCCGGCATGGACGAGATACTCAGCAAGCCCTACAACGCGCGCCAGCTGCTCGACAGCATGCTGGCCCTGCTCGGCCGCAGCGCGCCGCCGCCCGCCACCGAGCCGCCGCTGCTCGACGAGGGCGTGCTCGCCGGGCTGGAGGAAGCCCTGGGCAGCGATCTGCAGACCCTGATCGGCTTCTTCTGCAGCAACCTGCCGGGGCAGATCGCGGGCTTGCAAAGCGCCCTCGCCGAGGGTGACCATGACGAAATCCGCAGGCAGGCGCACCGCCTCAAGGGCAGCGCCGGCAACCTCGGCGCGCTGGCCCTGGCGGCGCTGGCGCGCGACCTCGAACAACGCGCGGCCGGCGACCGGGCGCCCGCGCACGACAGCGCCGCGCAGCTGGCGCAACTGGCCGAAGCCAGCGCGCGCAGCCTGCGGCAACGCTACCCCGACCCGGCGCCCGGCGCCGCACGCACCCCGCAACAGGACGTCCTCTGA
- a CDS encoding PAS domain-containing protein produces the protein MLSGNLGSREYSLNSDDFLISRTDLTGKITYANPAFIEVSGFSWDELKGADHNIVRHPDMPREAFANLWQTLEAGREWNGLVMNRRKNGDYYWVLAHVTPYFEGNSLVGYASVRIKADAQAVALAREVYGDIAPAGAVPSPSRTACCAAGACAAGSPGSTPRRCSSACRPCRPRRSSSPPPASRSAPKPLAPRPGRR, from the coding sequence ATGTTGTCCGGAAATCTTGGCTCCCGTGAATATTCACTCAACAGTGATGACTTCCTGATTTCGCGCACCGACCTGACGGGCAAGATCACCTACGCCAATCCGGCGTTCATCGAGGTGAGCGGCTTCTCCTGGGATGAGCTCAAGGGCGCGGACCACAACATCGTCCGCCACCCGGACATGCCCCGCGAGGCGTTCGCCAACCTGTGGCAGACCCTCGAAGCCGGGCGCGAGTGGAACGGGCTGGTGATGAACCGGCGCAAGAACGGCGACTACTACTGGGTGCTGGCCCACGTCACCCCCTACTTCGAAGGCAACAGCCTGGTCGGCTACGCCTCGGTGCGCATCAAGGCCGATGCCCAAGCCGTGGCGCTGGCCCGTGAGGTCTATGGCGACATCGCCCCGGCCGGCGCAGTGCCTTCGCCCTCAAGGACGGCGTGCTGTGCCGCCGGGGCCTGCGCGGCTGGCTCGCCCGGCTCAACCCCTCGTCGATGCAGTTCCGCCTGCCGGCCATGTCGGCCACGGCGATCCTCTTCACCGCCGCCGGCTTCGCGGTCGGCGCCCAAGCCGCTGGCGCCTCGGCCTGGGCGGCGCTGA